In Primulina huaijiensis isolate GDHJ02 chromosome 4, ASM1229523v2, whole genome shotgun sequence, the DNA window GCTTTGCTTAGAATTTGTACAATCTCATGTACACAAATGCAAACAATTTACCCACATATCAACTTAGAAGTTTTCATACCGAAGATGGGTATGGAGGCGGCTAACGTACAAATTTGCAAAACTAAAATAGTAGTTGAATGAATATGCCTTTAAAATATGAAAGTAGCTAACCTTGGGAGCCTCGTTACTTCAATTAgtcaacacaaaaaaaaagtcTACGCAATATTATGCTACCATGAACAAGATATAGATCACACATAGTTTATCTATTTCCACACAAATCTCAATCATACAAGGTATATTCGGCTGAAGAACAACTACATCTTTCGGTAGATGGAGCTTCGAAGTGACATGCAATTAACAGCAATAATTACAAGGAATGGGGACTAGACCCAAAAAATTTATGGACTTGTTTTTTACAACTATTCTGGAGGATCGATAGCCAGATATTTCAaatgttcaaaaaaaaaaaaaaatttaaccgaATCTTTGATTGGATAACTTACTCTTTAGAGGACACATTAGCTTCTTCATCATTCCAACAGGCGTCCACAAGAGGAAGCTGGTATTCATCAGGTTTCAGAGCCAAAGCAAAGTCTGGTAATGTAGGTGCTGTTTCCATAATTCTACACCCAAATATTGGaatatgcaaatgagaataacatattctgtatcaatTTGCTGGTACATAACTGGCAAACTATCTAAAAGATATTCACCCTAATTAGCAAACGTTGACTGATATGAACAATAGATGTCCGCTACGAGCTCCTAAGTAGAGAGTTAGAGACCAACGACTCAACACATCAAACTCGTGAATGAGCTAACTTATGCATTAAGTTCTGCTTATTAAGCTAATAAATAATGACGAACTCCGTGCAAGAAAATAATCAGATGCTTAGATCTGTCCGTCAGTACTTACTTTTCGGACGTGTACAGATCCTTGTTGATTCGCACCTTGCTTGAAGTGTCCTTGGGAATCTTTTCAGACAGATACTTCATGGTTCCCCAAAGTGGCGTGTTCCTGCACCAAAAATTGGAATTTAGTATTCCCATCTACGTCATATAGCAGTGCAATGATGTGCATTATTCTATAGGAACTGGCTCCAAAAACATAAGGCAGGTAGAGAAATAGAAGACAAAGAACACCCCACAAAAGAAGTGTTAAAGGCTTAAACCATGACAATTTCTTCTGAAAGGATGAAATCTTTACGAATTAACATGCACATTATATCTCATTGCCTACTGAAAAAATTAAATGGTGACCTTTCAAAACAATTTTGTACCCTAATCACTAAAAGACACCCAGCGTTTGATCACTAGGACTGAAGGAAGATATGTGAGGCCCATTCAAAGCATGCTGTTATCACAATaggaaactgaactgaaaagAGGAGAGGTGGGGAACAGGACAAAAGCTTCAGAACTTTAGAATAGATGAGAGTAGATTTCCATATCGAGGTGAAcgaagattgaagaagaaaatttccTTGGCCCAGTgataaaatttcagaatttcTGAAATCCGAGTGTTGGAAGAGTGGAAGTACATTTCCATGAAATTTAAGTTGTAAAGTATCTGGATAGAGAGCGAACCAGAATCCTCACGTATATAAGATAATTTGGAAGTTTAATTGTACATATTCCTCATAAACGTAAACAAGAGATAAAGTGGGTACCAAGATTACCTAGAGACAGGAACTGATGCATTAAAAGCTTCACCAGCCTTCTTGCTCTCTTTGAGATATTCGTCTGCTGCTTGTAGAGCAGCAACAGCCATCCCATGGGACTTCTCTGTATTCCCCTCGTCGAGAATTAAACCATGGTAGTAGTATGCTGCAGCCtatgataatatcaaaatcttCTGTTAACACAACTTAGatattatgaaaggggttttgAAAACTAAATTATCATGACAAAGGACATCCAGTTTTAACAGCATATTGATaccaaaatatcaaaatagagtgataattttgtaaaataatgtGGAAAAATATGCTCTTTATCATCTATTGTGACAGGATCAATTGGAACAGTCACATCCCATCAATTCTACTTCATTGTTATGCAGCAACCCCAACATACCTTGTTTCAGACTGAGAGATATATCCCAAATAATAAATCAATTGGTTAGCATACATATCGTAATCAGAATTTCCACTTGACCGATCATTGAGGCacttcaaatttcaaaacaGTAGAAATAACTCCAGTGTCAAGAGGTTAAGGTGTTGATGGGCAGAGGAAGTAAGTGTATGACATTTCAAGTTGCCTCATAGTAATTGCTATTGGATAGTTTGATAAAAGTAGGCCGGATCTTGCAGTACAACATAAAGATAATGGCAATTTTAAGACATACCTTAGCCTCAATGTGTTTCCACTTCACGAATAGAGAATGCTTTTCTCCCCAACCATTTGCCAGTGGAAGGTTCATGATGTTATCTTGGGCCTGCAAAGTTACAATCTCACGAACTTAAGTCCtcctaaaatcataaaaaggagTTATAATCATGGAGCTAATGAAGGAAACAAAGATGAACTATGTTCAACCTTTGGTATGAACAAACAAAAAGCAATTGAAAAGGTTCGATTCAACTGCACTACTATAATGAATTGATTATTCTTTAAAACCCATCAATCAAAGTCAGCAAAGGATTAAACAAGTGAACGAAATATCGAGGATGTATGCTTGCAAAAACCAGAAGTGATGAGTTTGAAGCCCCCTTTGTTCTCTAATTAGTTTATGCTAATGGTACATATGTTACAACTATCTAAAAGAACTTGACTAATTATTCTCCACAAAAGTTAACTAGAAAAACTGCACAATGAGGTATGGCACAATATATTGTCTTGAGGAAATATAAAAACCCAAGAGTTATAATACTAGTACAATTGACCGCTAACAATCCAAATCATAGATACCAAAcaatttgaaatgtttattgACAGTGGATAAAAAGGAAAACAAAATCCATTAATACCTGCTGCCAGTATTTTACCATCTCACAAGCAAGTCTTCTTTTCACAGCTAAGGTGGCCTTGGCACTATCGATTGCAAGTCCCAGCTGAATATCAACACACTATTCCAAGGAGATGCAAGGCTCAGAGAAATATAACTTGATATAACTTAAACAAGCatcataaatttattaaatagcACGAACAAAGTAGACATATAGAAATGATAACTAACTTGCAGGAATTATGTCTTAGCCAGACTATAAAGCAAACAAAAACAAAGCACCCATATTTAGAAGCTATATTCATGCAATCATGCATCAACAAACAGTTCCAGGACAACTACAGGACAAAACATAATTATGGGTCTTAACAGCTTCATGTAAATTCAACAGAACAAAAACTTCAATAATGGGGATATATGAAATCTACAGCAAAATTCTTGAAGAAAACCCAACCTGCATAATGTGCACAACAACTTGTGCTTTTCCATGTGGCTGTAAGGCAAATATCAAGTGCTAACATGAACGAGAAACATAAATGACTATAACTAACAAACAGTAACTGCTTGATAGCCCAGTAAGGCCATAACATTTATTTACGAAAACAAACCCACATGGTCTAGGTAAAATAGGGGATCTTATGTGAAATGTGACCGAGCTCTATTAGCAATGGCATCAAATATTATACACATAACAAAAGATAGCTTTCTGAAGTTTTAAACCATCAAAATACTATCATGCTTACCCTATGAAAAGCGTATTCTCAATTAGAGAAAGTTATTTATTTCCTAACGACCACATGAGCATTCATACCCTTCAAATCTCCAATATTAGTTAAGTTATACGCATCAACTTGCTTCAACCACAATGGCGATGCAAGAGAGAAGGGGCATGAAATGACAGCAGATTATCagaaacatgcataatatgctACATTTTAAAGACGTTCAATATTTACTAATTAGTAATTTTAATAGACCACAACAATGAAGAAACCTTAATTTTAGAATAACAGTAAAAAAATAATCCATCTCAGCAAGGTCAGGTTTTTATGATTGAACACACCTTGCTAACTGTTGGTACGAGGTGCGAGATGTCACCTTTTGGGCAATAAACTATTGATTTACTTATAACTTGTTAGGTTTACAAGTTTTCTCGGACTCAAAACAGTGTATAAAGATAGAGCTGGATATGACATAAGCTTCAAACATCAGGCAATATCATTAATAAATTTGTCAAAGAGTCTTGCAAAATATTTATGACCTCTGATGCCATTAGTCACATCCAAATTGTTACCAATTATCTTATGAAACTTGTGAGAAAATGATTGCTTCCCTGGTCATATACGCAGCTGCTCTTCAAAAAATGTCCCTACTAAAGCATGATTCTTAATGGAAATCAAACAATTTCACACAATTGCTCTCCCCTTGGCTCTTAAGATAGTATACATCACATCCAATTGGAATCCATTCATGAGGAAAATGCGAAGAATGTTCCATTATatcaagtttaaaaattttgttgaaatttCTATAAACTAAATGAAGTCTAAGATGTTTCATAGCTCAGAACCCATCTTCACCATGATCATGAATTTCATCGATCATGCAGCTTCAAGGGCCAAAACTTTGCAACACTATCTGACTAACAAAACCAATAAATGTAAAATTGCAGCATTTTTCAATATCTAAGTAAGTTTCAATAGCGGCATCGTAATATGGTGTAAGGTGGTAACTTCGTGAACCACAATACCTGCCCTAGTGCTTGGAGGCAAAGTGCTCGCAGAACTCCTTCAGCAAGATCCACGGGAAGCTTTCTCCTATAGAAATAAGTTAATTAGGGGAAAAGGTGAATCCATATCGCATAATGTTCTTCAAATTGATCATTCTACAGCCCTTAACAAGATACCTTAGTTCATTGGGAACCTGCGGGAGAACATGTCGGACAGCACAATCAAGGTAACCGGCAGCCTTCAAGAAAACATCAACAGAAGATCGTCGATTCTCTGTTGTAAACGTAGAAAGCACATTAGGAGTAAGAAATTTACTACAAGCAAAAAAAGGAAACATGCTGTACATCCACT includes these proteins:
- the LOC140975441 gene encoding uncharacterized protein isoform X2, which translates into the protein MAAHEAPTITRTRRKSATQHGSAVSDLLQALEDYLPVLLGLVKNGSPLQHKLQFVWVNQEDEAEETEMFSAWYEILSVLHLMAMLSLTQANLLLLPRTSIDGYQPKLSEENRRSSVDVFLKAAGYLDCAVRHVLPQVPNELRRKLPVDLAEGVLRALCLQALGQCVDIQLGLAIDSAKATLAVKRRLACEMVKYWQQAQDNIMNLPLANGWGEKHSLFVKWKHIEAKAAAYYYHGLILDEGNTEKSHGMAVAALQAADEYLKESKKAGEAFNASVPVSRNTPLWGTMKYLSEKIPKDTSSKVRINKDLYTSEKIMETAPTLPDFALALKPDEYQLPLVDACWNDEEANVSSKE
- the LOC140975441 gene encoding uncharacterized protein isoform X1, which codes for MGCLVSTPNDTGGNRRRPSNIGEVSVFVPGLRIPKPVDFSQSLGDHISKSLVERLSALRTRIVVMAAHEAPTITRTRRKSATQHGSAVSDLLQALEDYLPVLLGLVKNGSPLQHKLQFVWVNQEDEAEETEMFSAWYEILSVLHLMAMLSLTQANLLLLPRTSIDGYQPKLSEENRRSSVDVFLKAAGYLDCAVRHVLPQVPNELRRKLPVDLAEGVLRALCLQALGQCVDIQLGLAIDSAKATLAVKRRLACEMVKYWQQAQDNIMNLPLANGWGEKHSLFVKWKHIEAKAAAYYYHGLILDEGNTEKSHGMAVAALQAADEYLKESKKAGEAFNASVPVSRNTPLWGTMKYLSEKIPKDTSSKVRINKDLYTSEKIMETAPTLPDFALALKPDEYQLPLVDACWNDEEANVSSKE